From one Firmicutes bacterium HGW-Firmicutes-1 genomic stretch:
- a CDS encoding efflux transporter periplasmic adaptor subunit, protein MKKIIGIICIITVLGIIGYFAQSKNSALEVEAYEVYEGSIEKYVEELGTVMVRQQETVYANLSGKVMEVFIEVGDEVKKGEVLVRLDSEDQERDIRILEAQKTAVRAEYRDALKPVDETQIKKLELVLSDLEKKLEESNRVLNSQKELLDEGIISAQAYQDLLLKFESEQTEIEKVKLDLELSRKPISSNISNRFEAQLLQLDLQIEALKSNEGDFAFTAPFDGTIFSKNISIGSFVQPGTAIIEMGYLGELYIESDVLIEDIGSISEGSPVKIENSDLGILDVKGTVIKIYPQAFSKISDLGVEQKRIKAEIKIEDKLQSLRPGYDLDVKIIIDKKEKALLIPENAMFQIEGKDHVFVIEKGVAALRAVEKGVESERQVEIISGLMIGEKVILSPDEKLEEGGIVKESNFDK, encoded by the coding sequence ATGAAAAAAATCATCGGTATCATTTGCATAATAACTGTACTAGGGATCATTGGTTATTTTGCGCAATCCAAAAATTCCGCTCTTGAGGTAGAGGCTTATGAGGTTTATGAAGGTAGTATAGAAAAGTACGTTGAAGAACTAGGCACAGTAATGGTTAGACAACAGGAGACAGTATATGCAAATTTATCTGGAAAGGTAATGGAGGTTTTCATTGAAGTTGGAGATGAAGTAAAAAAAGGTGAAGTATTGGTTAGATTAGATAGTGAAGATCAGGAAAGAGATATTCGCATTTTAGAAGCACAGAAAACTGCGGTTAGAGCAGAGTACAGAGATGCACTTAAACCAGTTGATGAAACACAAATTAAAAAATTAGAACTAGTACTTTCAGATCTGGAAAAAAAGCTTGAGGAGTCAAATCGAGTTTTAAATAGTCAAAAGGAATTATTAGATGAAGGAATCATTAGTGCTCAAGCTTATCAAGATCTCTTGCTTAAATTTGAATCAGAACAAACAGAAATCGAAAAGGTTAAATTGGATTTGGAATTATCTAGAAAGCCAATATCTTCTAATATTTCAAACCGATTCGAAGCACAACTACTACAGTTGGATCTTCAAATTGAAGCCTTAAAGAGCAATGAAGGTGATTTTGCTTTTACCGCACCTTTCGATGGTACAATATTTTCTAAAAACATAAGTATCGGCAGCTTTGTCCAACCAGGCACAGCGATTATTGAAATGGGATATTTAGGAGAATTATATATTGAAAGTGATGTATTGATAGAAGATATTGGTAGCATTTCCGAAGGTTCACCGGTAAAAATTGAGAACAGTGATTTAGGTATTTTAGATGTAAAAGGAACAGTAATAAAAATATATCCACAAGCCTTCAGTAAAATATCAGACTTAGGCGTTGAACAAAAAAGAATTAAAGCAGAAATCAAAATTGAAGATAAGTTACAGAGCTTAAGACCAGGTTATGATTTGGATGTTAAGATAATAATAGATAAGAAAGAAAAGGCTCTATTAATACCTGAAAATGCTATGTTCCAAATTGAAGGAAAAGACCATGTTTTTGTAATTGAAAAAGGAGTAGCGGCACTCAGAGCAGTGGAGAAGGGTGTTGAAAGTGAAAGGCAAGTTGAAATTATAAGTGGTCTTATGATAGGAGAAAAGGTCATTCTATCACCAGATGAAAAGCTAGAAGAAGGTGGAATCGTTAAAGAGTCAAATTTTGACAAATAG
- a CDS encoding glutamine--tRNA ligase (catalyzes a two-step reaction, first charging a glutamine molecule by linking its carboxyl group to the alpha-phosphate of ATP, followed by transfer of the aminoacyl-adenylate to its tRNA): MAIEQSEEKVSKNFIENFIDQDLKDGIYSKVHTRFPPEPNGYMHIGHAKAICIDFGTAEKYNGLCNLRFDDTNPTKEDIEYVESIMEDVKWLGFDWEDRLYYASSYFAKLYECAVELIKKSKAYICDLSAEEIRNYRGTLTESGQESPYRTRSIEENLDLFERMKTGEFEDGTRVLRLKIDMTSPNINMRDPVIYRIAHVTHHTTGDEWCIYPMYDYAHPIEDAIENITHSLCSLEFEDHRPLYNWILEQLEWPNPPRQIEFARLELTNTVTSKRKLRALVEEGLVDGWDDPRMPTISGLRRKGYTPESIRNFCDLIGIAKSKSTVDVAMLEYCVREDLKLKAKRMMAVLDPLKVVITNYPEGEVEWLDVENNQDNEALGNHKVPFTREIYIERDDFMENPPKKYFRLFPGNEVRLKHAYFIKCEEVIKDNNGEIIELRCTYDQKTKSGTGFSERKVKGTLHWVSASESIQVEVRLYDHLFVEVEAQPEEFIINEKSLHIISNCFAEAALKEAVIGERFQFLRHGYFAVDSKETSENHIVFNRIVSLKNSYKTD; the protein is encoded by the coding sequence ATGGCAATTGAGCAATCCGAAGAAAAGGTTTCAAAGAATTTCATTGAAAATTTTATTGATCAAGATTTAAAGGATGGTATATATTCAAAGGTTCATACAAGATTTCCTCCTGAACCTAATGGATATATGCATATAGGACATGCTAAAGCTATTTGTATAGATTTTGGAACAGCAGAAAAATACAATGGTTTATGTAATTTAAGGTTTGACGATACAAATCCAACGAAAGAAGACATTGAATATGTTGAGTCTATTATGGAGGATGTTAAGTGGTTAGGCTTTGATTGGGAAGACAGACTGTATTATGCTTCTAGCTATTTTGCAAAGCTTTATGAATGTGCTGTCGAGCTCATTAAGAAGAGTAAGGCATATATTTGTGATTTATCAGCAGAGGAAATAAGAAATTATAGAGGTACATTGACTGAATCTGGACAAGAAAGTCCTTATAGAACCCGTTCTATTGAGGAAAATTTAGATTTATTTGAGAGAATGAAGACTGGTGAATTTGAAGATGGAACAAGAGTTCTTAGGCTTAAAATTGACATGACCTCTCCAAATATCAATATGAGAGATCCAGTTATTTATAGAATAGCTCATGTAACACATCATACAACTGGTGATGAGTGGTGTATCTATCCAATGTACGATTATGCACATCCAATTGAGGATGCAATTGAAAACATAACACATTCCTTATGTTCTTTAGAATTTGAAGATCATAGGCCTTTATATAATTGGATACTAGAGCAATTAGAATGGCCTAATCCTCCAAGGCAAATAGAATTTGCACGTTTAGAACTTACGAATACTGTAACAAGTAAAAGAAAGCTTAGAGCTTTGGTAGAAGAAGGCTTGGTAGATGGCTGGGATGATCCAAGAATGCCAACTATATCTGGGCTTAGAAGAAAAGGATATACACCAGAATCTATTCGAAATTTTTGTGATTTAATTGGTATTGCGAAGAGTAAAAGTACTGTAGATGTTGCAATGCTAGAATATTGTGTAAGAGAAGACCTCAAGCTAAAAGCAAAGCGTATGATGGCGGTATTAGATCCGCTTAAGGTAGTGATTACGAATTATCCTGAAGGCGAAGTTGAATGGCTAGATGTTGAAAATAATCAGGATAATGAAGCATTAGGCAATCATAAGGTGCCATTTACGAGAGAAATTTATATTGAACGTGATGATTTTATGGAGAATCCTCCAAAAAAATATTTCAGGTTGTTTCCAGGTAATGAGGTAAGATTGAAACATGCCTACTTTATTAAATGTGAAGAAGTCATTAAAGATAACAATGGTGAAATAATAGAGTTAAGATGTACTTATGATCAAAAGACAAAAAGTGGCACTGGTTTTTCCGAAAGAAAAGTAAAGGGAACTCTTCATTGGGTAAGTGCTTCAGAATCAATACAAGTTGAGGTGAGATTATACGATCATTTATTTGTTGAGGTGGAAGCACAACCTGAAGAATTCATTATTAATGAAAAATCCTTGCACATCATTAGCAATTGTTTTGCTGAAGCAGCATTAAAAGAGGCTGTAATTGGAGAACGTTTTCAGTTTTTAAGACATGGCTATTTTGCTGTTGATTCAAAAGAAACGAGTGAAAACCATATCGTTTTTAATAGAATCGTTTCACTTAAGAATTCTTATAAAACAGACTAA
- a CDS encoding RNA polymerase sporulation sigma factor SigH (DNA-dependent RNA polymerase catalyzes the transcription of DNA into RNA using the four ribonucleoside triphosphates as substrates) — translation MGEVIAFEELPLYNDQELVGLVRGGHDFALDFLMNKYKVLVERKAKSYYLIGASKDDIIQEGMIGLFKAIRDYNPNREASFYSFADLCVTRQMISAVKASTRQKHVPLNTYVSLNKPIFEEDNDKTDMLEVMPSSKIVDPEEVFIGEENRHIIEDELAKRLSKMENEILQLYVDGISYVEIAEMTSRPIKSIDNALQRIKKKVEQIIKDKQE, via the coding sequence TTGGGAGAAGTTATTGCATTTGAAGAGTTACCGTTGTATAATGATCAAGAGCTTGTTGGACTTGTTCGAGGAGGGCATGATTTTGCCTTAGATTTTTTAATGAATAAGTACAAGGTTCTTGTAGAAAGAAAAGCTAAATCCTATTATTTGATAGGAGCTAGTAAAGATGATATTATTCAAGAAGGTATGATTGGTTTATTTAAAGCGATCCGGGATTACAATCCTAACCGAGAAGCGTCTTTTTATTCTTTTGCTGATTTATGTGTAACAAGACAAATGATTTCTGCTGTAAAGGCTTCAACAAGACAAAAACATGTACCTCTTAATACTTATGTTTCACTGAATAAGCCCATTTTCGAGGAAGACAATGATAAGACTGATATGTTGGAGGTAATGCCCTCTAGTAAAATTGTTGATCCGGAAGAAGTATTTATTGGAGAAGAAAACAGACATATTATCGAAGACGAGCTTGCTAAGAGATTAAGCAAAATGGAAAATGAAATTTTGCAATTGTATGTTGATGGGATTAGTTATGTAGAGATTGCTGAGATGACTAGTAGACCGATCAAGTCGATTGATAATGCATTACAGCGCATTAAAAAGAAAGTTGAACAGATTATTAAAGACAAACAAGAATAA
- a CDS encoding TetR/AcrR family transcriptional regulator, translated as MSSKSKMKYRKLMETSEQLFTQMGYKAVSMDQIAEVTGISKMTIYKHFDSKEELFVTIILDLMNKHFEVINKQLLEIPGALEKINYLLQYSLEGAKLFSLDFYKDTLSMPQIIDKILIEKNKKNKEIFEHIIIEGMEKGEIRGNDSEFIADTLITMLEVIGRKYFVNIETNEDLEKMTKNLFDFLKYGLLGSTEVNRNG; from the coding sequence TTGTCTAGTAAAAGTAAAATGAAGTATAGAAAATTAATGGAAACTTCAGAGCAGTTATTTACTCAAATGGGTTATAAAGCAGTTTCAATGGATCAAATTGCTGAAGTAACGGGTATCAGCAAAATGACTATTTACAAGCATTTTGATTCGAAAGAGGAGCTATTTGTGACGATTATTCTTGATTTAATGAACAAACACTTTGAGGTAATTAACAAGCAATTACTTGAAATACCAGGGGCTCTCGAGAAAATTAATTATTTACTACAATATTCTTTAGAAGGGGCAAAGCTTTTCAGTCTTGATTTCTATAAAGACACATTGTCAATGCCACAAATTATAGACAAAATATTAATAGAAAAAAATAAAAAAAACAAAGAAATATTTGAGCACATAATTATTGAAGGTATGGAAAAAGGAGAGATTAGAGGCAACGATTCAGAATTTATTGCTGATACTTTGATTACAATGCTTGAAGTAATTGGAAGAAAATATTTTGTTAATATTGAAACGAATGAAGATTTAGAGAAAATGACAAAAAATTTATTTGATTTTTTAAAATATGGTCTACTAGGTAGTACGGAGGTGAATCGAAATGGATAG
- a CDS encoding RNA-binding protein produces MILAKELLLVDGYNIIHAWDSLRVIVETDCLENARTKLIEEMSNLQGYYHNEVIIVFDAHKVKRGQRKNQKHHNVEVVYTKDAETADHYIERIASLRSKATKVRVATSDGLEQIIILAQGATRVSARELQEEVRSIKENIRKKYIENIRLNNNRLEGHLDVAVLEWMEKKRRE; encoded by the coding sequence TTGATTTTGGCAAAAGAACTATTACTCGTCGATGGATACAATATCATACATGCGTGGGACAGCCTTAGAGTAATTGTTGAGACAGATTGTTTGGAAAATGCCAGAACTAAGCTTATTGAAGAAATGTCTAACCTTCAAGGCTATTACCATAATGAGGTAATCATTGTATTTGATGCACATAAGGTTAAGCGTGGTCAAAGAAAAAATCAAAAACACCATAATGTTGAGGTTGTATATACGAAAGATGCTGAAACTGCAGATCATTATATTGAAAGAATTGCCTCTCTTAGGTCTAAGGCGACTAAAGTTAGAGTAGCAACCTCGGATGGTCTTGAACAGATTATTATTTTAGCGCAAGGAGCTACAAGAGTATCTGCCAGAGAGCTTCAAGAAGAAGTTAGAAGTATTAAAGAAAATATTAGAAAAAAATACATAGAAAACATTAGATTAAACAATAATAGGTTAGAAGGCCACTTGGACGTTGCAGTACTAGAGTGGATGGAGAAAAAAAGAAGGGAATAA
- a CDS encoding peptide ABC transporter permease: MKKLDVRLLRLIKHSKGQFFSISIMVIIALTIYVSFNMVSDNLYNSIYHYYEVTNFGDIFIEVVRVPKTAIDHLYTIEGIESVQGRISADVPLRVEDPKEKVRVRIVSMPNEEKKINNLYIAEGKELQNNAKKAAVLQQFSDARGIKVGDKVRPYISGREYPLDVISIVGSPEYIYLMENEQTLLPAPEQFGILYVTEDFAQTTLGYQGSYNEIMIKINPEYAKRVDGIVDEIEDQLDRYGVKRIVKRENQLSHSMMMQEVAQLETMATSITLLFLIVAAIIINIMLSRIVKNDRMSIGVMKALGYNNLSILMHYTKFSLVIGLLGSMIGMVLSIPMSAAFTNLYIMYMNIPMFEMALYEKYFVYGILLTSVFCIASGLIGARSVLKILPASAMQPEAPKVGHRIWLEKIKFIWNRISFSWKMVIRNILRKKKRAIFLILGIALTYSITMVPIFMSTVWTNIFLLQYGEYQTMGYNIDFSGPMDDSVIREVRQLIDVDTIEPKTEIPFELVNGWKKKAVSIIALPENTNFYHFENMSGEKIFLPRDGVLLADRLATTLGVEVGDDILMKSFLPNGEDTYINVKGIVKQYLGTNAYMTIDTMNTHIGEKGLITGVLLDSEDEVVTKLKDVKNIKQVQSIEDMKNSFLEFMDTMIYSVGVMMIFGGILGFAIVYNVNVISISERVMEFSSLRVLGFDKKEIYKMVSRENGLMAFFGILIGMPLGYSMCKGMISSLAMEMVTIPLIIENSSYVVTAIATLSFVVIAQLATIRKIYRLNFLDALKNRIS; this comes from the coding sequence ATGAAGAAACTAGATGTAAGATTATTACGACTAATCAAGCACTCTAAAGGGCAGTTTTTTTCAATATCCATCATGGTGATTATAGCCTTAACTATTTATGTATCTTTTAATATGGTGTCAGATAATTTGTACAATTCCATTTACCACTATTATGAAGTGACAAATTTTGGTGACATTTTTATTGAGGTTGTACGTGTGCCTAAGACGGCAATTGATCATCTATATACGATAGAGGGTATTGAATCAGTACAAGGAAGAATAAGTGCTGATGTTCCGTTAAGAGTGGAAGATCCAAAAGAAAAAGTTAGAGTACGTATTGTATCCATGCCCAATGAAGAAAAAAAGATTAATAATTTATATATAGCTGAGGGAAAGGAACTACAAAACAACGCTAAGAAAGCTGCTGTTTTACAACAATTTTCCGATGCAAGAGGTATTAAGGTAGGAGACAAGGTACGTCCCTATATTTCTGGACGAGAATATCCTTTAGATGTAATCAGTATCGTGGGTAGCCCAGAGTATATTTATTTAATGGAAAATGAACAAACCTTGTTACCAGCGCCAGAACAATTTGGAATTCTTTACGTTACTGAAGATTTTGCTCAAACTACATTAGGATATCAGGGCAGCTACAATGAAATCATGATTAAAATAAATCCAGAATATGCCAAACGTGTGGATGGCATTGTTGATGAGATTGAGGATCAATTAGACCGATATGGTGTAAAGCGTATCGTGAAGCGAGAAAATCAATTAAGTCACAGTATGATGATGCAAGAGGTAGCGCAATTAGAAACTATGGCTACATCTATTACGTTGCTGTTTCTTATTGTTGCTGCAATTATTATTAACATAATGCTTTCAAGAATAGTGAAAAACGATAGAATGTCAATTGGGGTGATGAAAGCACTTGGTTATAACAATTTAAGCATTCTTATGCATTATACTAAGTTTTCACTTGTGATTGGGCTACTTGGATCAATGATAGGAATGGTATTAAGCATACCGATGTCAGCAGCCTTTACGAATCTATATATTATGTATATGAATATCCCAATGTTTGAAATGGCACTATATGAAAAATACTTTGTGTATGGAATTTTATTGACTAGTGTGTTTTGTATAGCTTCTGGATTAATTGGAGCAAGAAGTGTTCTTAAGATTTTGCCAGCAAGTGCAATGCAACCAGAGGCACCTAAGGTTGGGCATAGAATATGGTTGGAGAAAATCAAATTTATCTGGAACAGAATTTCTTTTAGCTGGAAAATGGTAATTAGAAACATTCTCAGGAAAAAAAAGAGGGCTATTTTTTTAATTCTTGGTATTGCATTAACTTATTCAATCACAATGGTACCTATATTCATGTCAACAGTTTGGACGAATATTTTTTTGCTCCAGTACGGTGAGTATCAGACTATGGGTTATAATATTGATTTTAGTGGACCAATGGATGATTCGGTAATCAGAGAAGTGAGACAATTGATTGATGTAGATACCATCGAACCTAAAACAGAGATACCTTTTGAGCTTGTCAATGGTTGGAAAAAGAAAGCAGTTAGTATCATTGCTTTACCTGAGAATACAAACTTTTACCACTTTGAAAACATGTCTGGAGAAAAAATATTTTTGCCAAGAGATGGGGTTTTATTAGCAGATAGACTTGCTACAACCCTTGGAGTTGAGGTTGGTGATGATATTCTTATGAAGAGCTTTTTACCAAATGGAGAGGATACATACATAAATGTAAAAGGTATAGTTAAGCAGTATTTAGGTACGAATGCCTATATGACAATTGATACAATGAATACACATATTGGCGAAAAGGGCTTAATAACAGGAGTGTTGCTTGATTCAGAGGATGAGGTAGTAACTAAGCTTAAAGATGTGAAGAACATTAAGCAGGTACAATCCATTGAAGATATGAAAAACAGTTTTCTGGAATTTATGGATACCATGATCTATTCCGTAGGTGTAATGATGATATTTGGTGGTATACTTGGATTTGCAATCGTGTACAATGTTAATGTTATAAGCATTAGTGAAAGAGTGATGGAATTTTCTTCACTAAGAGTTTTGGGTTTTGATAAGAAAGAAATTTATAAAATGGTTAGTAGGGAAAATGGTTTAATGGCTTTCTTTGGCATATTGATTGGAATGCCTTTAGGCTATAGCATGTGTAAGGGAATGATATCCTCTTTGGCTATGGAAATGGTAACCATTCCACTTATCATTGAAAATAGTAGTTATGTTGTAACTGCAATCGCAACCTTATCTTTTGTAGTAATAGCACAGCTTGCTACAATAAGAAAGATTTATCGATTGAACTTTTTAGATGCTTTGAAAAATAGAATATCTTAA
- a CDS encoding macrolide ABC transporter ATP-binding protein, which translates to MDSKELLMKVENISKIYQMGEVTVAALNQVSLDLYQGEFVVILGPSGSGKSTLLNILGGMDLPTDGKVIMEDEDITDYNDKKLTVYRREKIGFVFQFYNLMSNLTALENVELATEICKDALDIQEVLEAVGLGDRMDHFPAQMSGGEQQRVSIARAVAKNPSLLLCDEPTGALDFNTGIKILALLKKINKEYKKTVVIITHNMPIGAMADRVIKMRSGEIVETKVNDNPIPPEGIEW; encoded by the coding sequence ATGGATAGTAAAGAACTGCTAATGAAAGTTGAAAATATTAGTAAAATCTACCAAATGGGAGAAGTTACTGTAGCTGCTTTAAATCAAGTATCTTTAGATTTATATCAAGGCGAATTTGTAGTTATTTTAGGTCCAAGTGGCTCTGGTAAAAGTACCCTTTTGAACATTTTAGGAGGTATGGATTTGCCTACTGATGGGAAGGTCATTATGGAAGATGAGGATATCACTGATTATAACGACAAAAAGCTAACAGTATATCGCCGAGAAAAAATAGGCTTTGTATTTCAGTTTTATAATCTGATGTCCAATTTAACAGCGCTTGAGAATGTTGAACTTGCGACAGAAATATGCAAGGATGCATTAGATATTCAGGAAGTTTTAGAGGCAGTAGGCCTTGGAGATAGAATGGATCATTTTCCAGCGCAAATGAGCGGTGGTGAACAACAGAGAGTTTCTATTGCAAGAGCTGTTGCAAAGAACCCGTCCTTACTGCTCTGTGATGAACCTACGGGTGCGTTAGATTTTAATACCGGAATAAAAATACTAGCACTACTTAAAAAGATTAATAAAGAATATAAAAAAACGGTTGTAATTATTACACATAATATGCCAATAGGAGCAATGGCGGATCGTGTGATTAAAATGAGAAGTGGAGAAATTGTTGAAACAAAAGTAAATGATAATCCGATACCTCCAGAAGGGATTGAATGGTGA
- a CDS encoding ABC transporter ATP-binding protein, giving the protein MIECSINNLTKLFGANKIFENISFDIKTGERIGLIGQNGCGKTTILKIVMGIEDYQKGDIAIRKDVKVGYLNQIPLFDKAATTREVINLAFEDVYKIKKNMKVYEEQFIELQGEALEKAIKSYGRLTEQFEALRGYEIETMTSKITEGLQISDVMKEMLFEQLSGGEKTRVILAKILLEKPDILLLDEPSNHLDLVAIEWLEGFLKEYKGSVLIVSHDRYFLDSVVSKIVELEFDKAVLYLGNYSYYVVEKERRFLLEYKKYQNQQKKIENMERQIERYRIWGVMRDSDKMFRRAKELEKRLEKIDVLNRPIFEKRKVRLGGNMVSRTGKIVLETKGLSKGFGDKNLLQDVDLNIFYQDSVCIVGINGSGKTTLLKLILGELQPDEGNVKIGSRVKIGYLSQHVVYENEEQTVLEYFSRLHNLSLGEARSLLAKVLFIKEDVNKKIKSLSGGEKSRLKLCSLTFEGVNFMILDEPTNHLDIDSREVLEENLLNFEGTLLFVSHDRYFINKVADKMMAIENNRVKTYNGDYTYFLEENQKYLGKQFSQLSIGISKEVKKLPAQKPQNKLVNVSVQAKKLELLEKQIEEKELRIKELEEAMLVHNAEATTLRELFEEKEIVDKELQTYYGQWEVFYIGKQWDK; this is encoded by the coding sequence ATGATTGAATGTAGTATCAATAATTTAACGAAACTGTTTGGCGCCAATAAAATATTTGAAAATATCTCTTTTGATATAAAGACAGGTGAAAGAATTGGCCTAATCGGACAGAATGGCTGCGGAAAAACAACCATTCTGAAAATAGTTATGGGAATAGAAGACTATCAAAAAGGAGATATAGCCATTCGTAAAGATGTTAAGGTAGGGTATCTCAATCAAATCCCGCTTTTTGATAAAGCAGCAACAACTAGGGAGGTAATTAATCTTGCCTTTGAAGATGTGTATAAAATCAAAAAGAATATGAAGGTTTATGAAGAACAATTCATTGAACTTCAGGGAGAAGCTTTAGAAAAAGCAATTAAGAGCTATGGTCGTTTGACAGAACAATTTGAAGCCCTAAGGGGTTATGAAATTGAAACAATGACTAGCAAAATTACGGAAGGACTTCAAATTAGTGACGTGATGAAGGAAATGCTTTTTGAACAGCTTAGCGGTGGAGAGAAAACAAGAGTCATTCTTGCGAAAATTTTATTGGAGAAGCCAGATATTTTGTTGTTAGATGAACCCTCAAATCACCTGGATTTAGTCGCAATAGAATGGCTCGAAGGTTTCTTAAAAGAATACAAGGGCTCTGTTCTTATCGTGTCACATGACCGTTATTTCTTAGATAGCGTAGTAAGTAAAATTGTAGAGCTGGAATTTGATAAAGCTGTGCTATATCTAGGTAATTACAGTTATTATGTAGTGGAAAAGGAACGAAGATTCCTACTGGAGTATAAGAAATATCAAAATCAGCAGAAGAAAATAGAAAATATGGAAAGACAAATTGAGCGTTATCGTATTTGGGGGGTGATGAGGGATAGTGATAAAATGTTTCGACGTGCTAAGGAACTTGAAAAGCGTCTTGAAAAAATAGATGTGTTAAATCGCCCGATCTTTGAAAAAAGAAAGGTTCGTTTAGGTGGAAATATGGTGAGTAGAACAGGTAAGATCGTTCTAGAAACAAAAGGTCTTAGTAAGGGCTTTGGTGATAAAAATCTTCTTCAAGATGTTGATCTAAACATCTTTTATCAAGATAGCGTATGTATTGTTGGAATAAATGGTAGTGGCAAAACAACGCTTTTGAAGTTGATACTTGGTGAGCTACAACCAGATGAGGGCAATGTAAAAATCGGTTCAAGGGTTAAAATAGGTTATTTATCACAACATGTTGTTTATGAGAATGAAGAACAAACAGTTCTTGAGTATTTTTCACGTCTACACAATTTATCCTTAGGAGAAGCACGGTCTCTACTAGCAAAGGTTTTATTTATAAAAGAAGATGTGAATAAGAAAATCAAATCTTTATCGGGTGGAGAAAAAAGTAGATTGAAGCTCTGTTCCTTGACCTTTGAAGGCGTAAATTTCATGATTCTTGATGAACCTACGAACCATTTAGATATTGATTCAAGAGAGGTTCTAGAGGAAAACCTTTTAAACTTTGAAGGAACCTTATTATTTGTATCACATGATCGTTATTTTATAAATAAGGTTGCCGATAAGATGATGGCTATTGAAAATAACAGAGTGAAAACTTATAACGGCGATTACACCTATTTTTTAGAGGAAAATCAAAAGTATCTAGGGAAGCAATTTAGTCAACTTAGTATTGGGATATCAAAAGAAGTTAAGAAACTACCAGCACAAAAGCCTCAAAATAAACTTGTAAATGTATCAGTTCAAGCCAAAAAGCTAGAACTGTTAGAAAAACAAATAGAAGAAAAAGAATTAAGAATAAAAGAGCTAGAGGAAGCCATGCTTGTTCATAATGCAGAGGCAACTACACTTAGGGAACTTTTTGAAGAAAAAGAAATAGTTGATAAAGAACTTCAAACTTATTATGGGCAATGGGAAGTATTTTATATTGGAAAACAATGGGATAAGTAA